The following are encoded together in the Ooceraea biroi isolate clonal line C1 chromosome 2, Obir_v5.4, whole genome shotgun sequence genome:
- the LOC105281722 gene encoding high affinity copper uptake protein 1: MHSMSFHGGLQETILFNGWRVNDAQGMIGSAIGIILLTAFYEGLKSYREYLFARTTFLRKNQKKKSRNALLFSGVHFFQTLLHVIQVVLGYFLMFIFMTYNYWLCIAIGVGTALGYWLFAWEKANNDNTDCCS, from the exons ATGCATAGC ATGTCATTTCATGGTGGCCTTCAGGAAACTATTTTGTTTAACGGTTGGCGCGTGAATGACGCGCAAGGAATGATCGGTTCCGCAATCGGCATCATTCTTTTAACCGCATTTTACGAAGGGCTGAAGTCTTATCG TGAATATCTCTTCGCGCGCACGACGTTCCTCAGGAAGAACCAGAAGAAGAAATCGAGAAA CGCACTGTTGTTCTCTGGAGTGCATTTCTTTCAAACGCTTCTGCACGTGATCCAAGTGGTGCTCGGCTATTTTctcatgtttatttttatgacgTACAACTATTGGCTCTGCATCGCCATTGGAGTCGGGACAGCTCTCGGTTATTGGTTATTCGCGTGGGAGAAAgctaataatgataatacggACTGTTGCTCGTAA